From Solibacillus sp. FSL W7-1464:
TAGCCGAAAATCCAAAGTAAGTTATTCCGTCCCATGCACGTTACGCATATTGATAAGGTTGTATGACTATTTTTTCAAATAGTCGGCAACGAATAAGGGTGGTACCGCGATTTGTTTATAGAATGCCTTTCGCCCCTTACGTTATTCGTAAGGGACGGAAGGCTTTTTTTGTATAGTTATTTAAAAATAATAGTAAAATTTAAGGAGAGATTATTATGACAGCAACACAATTAATCGAAAAGGCGACAAAAACAATCAACGTATTTATTGCAGATCCACTGAGCGATGATGGTATTTTCCCGCTGCGTCAAGAAACAGAATTAAATTTAAATATCATCGTTGATACAGGGTTAACACCTGAACAATTAATAGCACGAATTGCGGATGTGGATGTATTACTTGTCCGCTCACAAACAACTGTTACACGCGAAGTTATTGAAGCTGCTAAAAACTTGAAGTTAATCGGACGTGCCGGTGTAGGTGTTGATAACATCGATTTAAATGCCGCAACAGAGTACGGAATTATTGTTGTAAACGCTCCAGACGGGAACACGAACTCTGCGGCTGAGCATACAATCGCAATGATGACATCTCTTGCCCGCTTTATCCCACAAGCTTTCAACACTCTAAAAAACGGTAAATGGGATCGTAAGTCTTATGTTGGGGTTGAACTTAAAAACAAAACATTAGGTGTAATCGGGATGGGCCGTATCGGTGCCGAAGTGGCTTACCGTGCAAAAGGTCAACGTATGGACGTAATCGCCTATGACCCGTTTTTAACTGAAGAACGTGCAAAAGAATTAGGTATTACAAAAGGTACTGTCGACGAAGTTTGTGCAGCTGCAGACTTTGTAACGGTTCATACACCACTTTTACCTGAAACGCGCAACATCATTAACAAAGAGCGCTTTGCCATTATGAAAAACGGGGTGCGTATTATCAACTGTGCCCGCGGCGGAATCATTAACGAAGACGATCTATACGATGCAATTGTTGAAGGCAAAGTAGCCGGTGCAGCACTGGATGTATTCGTACAAGAGCCTGCAACAGACCATAAACTGTTAACATTGCCACAAGTGATTGCAACACCTCACTTAGGAGCATCTACAGTAGAAGCACAGGAATCAGTAGCAGTCGATGTATCAAACGATATTATCAAATTCTTTAAAACAGGTACTGTAACAAATCCGGTAAACATGCCGTCTATTCCGAAAGAAAAGCTGGCTGAAGTAGAACCGTTCTTCGCATTGGCCGAAAAGCTCGGCAAGTTTTTAATCCAGGTTACAGAAGAAAGCATCAAACAATTGAATATTTCTTATGCGGGTGAAGTCGCTAACTTTGATGTACGTCCATTAACAGCCAATGCCATTAAAGGTCTGCTTTCTACAAACCACGGCTCACACGTAAATGATGTGAACGCTCGTTACTTGGCAGAGCGTATCGGCATTCAGATCAATGAGCATAAAACAACAACTGCAAAAGGGTTCACAAATTTAATTACAGTTGAAATCGTGACAGAAACAGAAAAACATACTGTAGCCGGTACGTTATTAAATGGTCTGGGTGCCCGCATCGTTAAAGTGGAAGGTTTCGTAGTGGATGTTATTCCTAACGGCAACCTGCTTTACATTAAAAACCAAGATAAGCCAGGTTCAATCGGCCGTGTAGCGACTAAGCTGGCTGAAAAAGATATCAATATCGCAACAATGCAGGTTGGTCGCGATCAAATCGGCGGCTCTGCAGTCATGATGCTTGTCGTGGATAACGAAGTAACAACTGAAGATTTAATCTTTGTCGCACAACTTGAAAACATTGATGAAGTAAAAGCCATTTCACTTTAATTATTTCTACTACTGATGAAAGAAAATTTCTTTCATCAGTAGTTTTTTGTTTTAACATATTTCCGCTTCGCATACATAAGTTTAAAGGACGATTTTATCTCTTATTCTTTGTAACTTCGATTGGATAAAATCTTACATAAAACTTGGCGAAAGTGAAGACCTCTACCCCATTCCCACCACCCGTTCACTCTATTCGCTCACTTTTCATTAAAAGGAGAGTTTAGTTGAGAAAAATACTTTATTTCTTATTAATTGTTTTTTGCTTCGTTGGTATTTCCATAGTAAATAACGAACATGTCCATGCAGCTGTCCCTTCTTCTGCCACAATTAAAATCACAACAATCGATACCGAAATATACGATGAAATACAGCAGAAACTGGTTCCACTGACAAAAGAATCGCCTGTAATCGTATTATCGGAAGCAGACGAATGGACTGAAATTCAATACAAAACGGTGATCGGTTCTATTCCAAGTAACTATTTAAAACCTGCAAACCCTCAATATATGCTCGTACAAGCAAAAGAAGAGCCATCTGTGTTTGTGACGAATACACCACAGAGCGAGATTAAAGGAAAACTCCATTTAAATACAATTGTAGAGCTTTACGGGTCTGCAACTGCCGACTTTGTTTTTATAAAATATGGCCAGCTTGCCGGTTTTGTAAATAAACAGGCACTTGTGAAACCCATTTCAAAAGCGATGTTCATCAAAGATTCAGCCGACATCGTTGTAAGGGAAATCGCCAGTTCTTCGAGTACGGAAATTGGTGTGCTACGTAAAAACAGCCCCGTTAAAATGCTTACAAATATTAAAGGTTGGGCATTTGTCACGACAGAAAAATTGTCAGGC
This genomic window contains:
- the serA gene encoding phosphoglycerate dehydrogenase, with the protein product MTATQLIEKATKTINVFIADPLSDDGIFPLRQETELNLNIIVDTGLTPEQLIARIADVDVLLVRSQTTVTREVIEAAKNLKLIGRAGVGVDNIDLNAATEYGIIVVNAPDGNTNSAAEHTIAMMTSLARFIPQAFNTLKNGKWDRKSYVGVELKNKTLGVIGMGRIGAEVAYRAKGQRMDVIAYDPFLTEERAKELGITKGTVDEVCAAADFVTVHTPLLPETRNIINKERFAIMKNGVRIINCARGGIINEDDLYDAIVEGKVAGAALDVFVQEPATDHKLLTLPQVIATPHLGASTVEAQESVAVDVSNDIIKFFKTGTVTNPVNMPSIPKEKLAEVEPFFALAEKLGKFLIQVTEESIKQLNISYAGEVANFDVRPLTANAIKGLLSTNHGSHVNDVNARYLAERIGIQINEHKTTTAKGFTNLITVEIVTETEKHTVAGTLLNGLGARIVKVEGFVVDVIPNGNLLYIKNQDKPGSIGRVATKLAEKDINIATMQVGRDQIGGSAVMMLVVDNEVTTEDLIFVAQLENIDEVKAISL